A DNA window from Brassica napus cultivar Da-Ae chromosome A4, Da-Ae, whole genome shotgun sequence contains the following coding sequences:
- the LOC106446365 gene encoding RNA-binding protein 28 isoform X1, with the protein MTKERKDGEETSQHSAATVCVSGLPYSFTNAQLEEAFSDVGPVRLCFMVTNKGSNEHRGFAFVKFALPEDANRAIELKNGSTVGGRRITVKQATHRPSLKDRRTKAAQGISLPDNTQAESDNKDSLIPETDKQVPPPEKKIEKKPIERKKPTKLHVDLADKETCSDKQRVARIVIFGGLVNADMAEAVHSRVKEIGTVCSVRYPLPKEELQQNGLTQDGCRAEASAVLFTSVKSACAAIAALHQTEIKGNLVWARQLGGEGSKAQKWKLIIRNLPFKAKPSEIKDVFSAVGFVWDVFVPKKLETGLPKGFAFVKFTCKRDAENAIQKFNGHMFSKRPIAVDWAVPKNLYNGAADTVTAPEDGEKNGSDEESDNSSVDLEEVDDAVESHQPSGDDIDDEEEEDSSNKPSESDALEKDAVTEANFEEEADVTRKVLKNFLASSKVNIASNDGETEESDKNKLEDSSAKPVVESPGVSETLKTKEVAPKETQEDDDFKRTVFISNIPFDVSKEEVTQRFAVFGQVESLFLVLHPVTKRPKGTAFLKFKTADASDASISAASTASGVGVLLKGRQLSVMRAVDKKSAQDIGLEKTKEKNLDHRNLYLAKEGQILEGTPSAEGVSAEDMDRRRRLHENKMKKLQSPNFHVSKTRIVIYNLPMSMNEKQLQKLLVDAVTSRATKQKPTVRQIKFLQNEKKGKVDTKNYSRGVAFVEFTEHDHALVALRVLNNNPETFGPQHRPVIEFAVDNVQKLKLHKANQQFQRNRQNESEAHAQDIRPGNDLKRRTRDGDNTGPVEENASGFKKKKPMRPREQRKEQATPEEKSLSVKEDAGNKKGQWKKRQQEATEKPNPKKVSKDVSDAPRKRKFEEVRGGEKVNGQRKKENQKKKKQGGPPEVQDKLDMLIEQYRSKFSQSSAKTGPQKQSSGQVKRWFQS; encoded by the exons ATGACGAAAGAGAGGAAAGATGGAGAAGAAACATCTCAACACTCTGCTGCCACTGTATGCGTCTCTGGCTTGCCTTATTCCTTCACCAACGCTCAG CTTGAAGAAGCCTTCAGCGACGTTGGTCCCGTTAGGCTTTGCTTTATGGTCACAAACAAAG GATCTAATGAACACCGTGGCTTTGCTTTTGTCAAATT TGCTTTGCCAGAAGATGCTAACCGTGCCATTGAGTTGAAGAACGGTTCTACTGTTGGTGGCCGTAGGATTACTGTTAAACAGGCCACTCATCGCCCTTCTCTTAAAGATCGTCGTACCAAAGCAGCCcaag GGATCTCATTACCTGATAATACCCAGGCAGAGAGTGACAACAAGGACAGTTTGATCCCTGAGACAGACAAGCAAG TTCCTCCACccgagaaaaaaatagagaagaaGCCAATTGAGCGCAAAAAACCAACTAAGCTTCATGTTGATTTAGCTGATAAAGAAACATGTTCAGATAAGCAAAG AGTGGCAAGAATTGTAATCTTTGGTGGCCTTGTTAATGCTGACATGGCAGAGGCAGTCCATAGTCGTGTGAAAGAGATTGGTACTGTGTGCTCTGTCAGATATCCCCTCCCTAAAGAAGAGCTTCAGCAAAATG GTCTTACCCAAGACGGATGCAGGGCAGAAGCATCAGCTGTTTTATTTACGAGCGTCAAATCTGCCTGTGCTGCTATTGCAGCTCTACATCAAACAGAGATAAAGGGAAATCTCGTATGGGCGCGTCAGCTCGGTGGTGAG GGCTCAAAGGCTCAGAAGTGGAAACTTATTATCCGAAATCTTCCTTTTAAG GCTAAACCTAGTGAAATTAAAGATGTCTTTTCAGCAGTAGGGTTTGTGTGGGATGTTTTTGTTCCTAAAAAATTGGAAACTGG GTTACCCAAGGGTTTTGCATTTGTCAAATTCACGTGTAAGAGAGATGCAGAAAAT GCAATTCAAAAGTTCAACGGACACATGTTTAGTAAAAGACCTATAGCGGTGGACTGGGCTGTACCTAAGAATCTCTATAATGGTGCCGCTGATACCGTTACCGCTCCAGAAGATG GTGAAAAAAATGGGAGTGATGAGGAGAGTGATAACAGTAGTGTTGATTTAgaggaggttgatgatgctgTAGAAAGCCACCAACCTTCTGGAGATGATATTGacgatgaggaggaggaggacagCAGTAACAAACCAAGTGAATCAGATGCACTAGAGAAAGATGCTGTGACCGAGGCGAATTTTGAAGAGGAAGCAGATGTTACGAGAAAGGTGCTTAAGAACTTTCTTGCGTCTTCAAAAGTAAACATTGCTTCTAATGATGGAGAGACAGAGGAGTCGGATAAAAACAAACTCGAGGATTCGTCAGCTAAGCCTGTCGTTGAATCTCCTGGTGTCTCTGAAACTTTGAAAACCAAAGAGGTGGCTCCTAAAGAAACGCAGGAAGATGATGATTTTAAGAGAACTGTATTTATAAGCAACATCCCGTTTGATGTTAGTAAGGAAGAAGTCACACAAAGGTTTGCCGTATTTGGGCAAGTTGAATCTTTATTCCTAGTTCTCCACCCGGTCACAAA aCGACCAAAAGGGACGGCATTTCTCAAGTTCAAAACAGCAGATGCATCAGATGCATCCATTTCAGCAGCCAGTACAGCCTCAGGTGTTGGTGTCCTTCTTAAAGGCAGACAACTGAGCGTTATGAGAGCTGTGGATAAGAAGTCTGCACAGGACATTGGACTCGAAAAGACAAAGGAGAAGAATCTTGACCATCGCAATCTTTATCTTGCTAAG GAAGGTCAGATCCTTGAAGGTACACCTTCTGCTGAGGGTGTGTCTGCAGAAGATATGGACAGGCGACGAAG ATTGCatgaaaacaaaatgaaaaagctTCAGTCTCCGAACTTCCATGTATCTAAAACGAGGATAGTCATCTATAACTTGCCAATGTCCATGAATGAAAAGCAACTACAAAAGCTCTTAGTTGATGCTGTTACCTCACGAGCTACAAAGCAGAAGCCAACTGTCCGACAG ATCAAGTTCTTACAAAACGAGAAGAAGGGTAAAGTTGATACGAAGAACTACTCACGTGGAGTTGCGTTTGTAGAGTTCACAGAGCATGACCATGCTCTTGTTGCCCTCAGAGTACTTAACAACAATCCTG AGACATTTGGTCCTCAACACCGTCCCGTTATTGAATTTGCTGTTGATAACGTCCAGAAGCTGAAGCTGCATAAAGCTAACCAACAGTTTCAACGCAATAGACAGAATGAATCTGAGGCGCATGCACAAGATATTCGACCTGGGAATGATTTAAAACGAAGAACGAGGGATGGGGATAACACTGGTCCAGTGGAAGAGAATGCAAGCgggttcaagaagaagaagcctaTGCGTCCACGTGAACAGAGGAAAGAACAAGCAACACCGGAGGAGAAGAGTCTCTCAGTGAAAGAAGATGCAGGGAACAAGAAAGGCCAGTGGAAGAAGAGACAGCAAGAGGCAACTGAGAAACCAAACCCGAAGAAGGTTTCCAAAGATGTGAGCGATGCGCCACGAAAGAGAAAGTTTGAAGAGGTTAGAGGTGGAGAGAAAGTAAACGGGCAAAGGAAAAAagagaatcagaagaagaagaagcaaggtGGACCTCCAGAGGTTCAGGACAAACTCGATATGTTGATTGAACAGTACAGGTCTAAGTTCTCGCAAAGCTCAGCCAAAACCGGTCCACAAAAACAGAGTTCCGGACAAGTCAAGCGATGGTTCCAGTCCTGA
- the LOC106446365 gene encoding RNA-binding protein 28 isoform X2, whose product MTKERKDGEETSQHSAATVCVSGLPYSFTNAQLEEAFSDVGPVRLCFMVTNKGSNEHRGFAFVKFALPEDANRAIELKNGSTVGGRRITVKQATHRPSLKDRRTKAAQGISLPDNTQAESDNKDSLIPETDKQVPPPEKKIEKKPIERKKPTKLHVDLADKETCSDKQRVARIVIFGGLVNADMAEAVHSRVKEIGTVCSVRYPLPKEELQQNGLTQDGCRAEASAVLFTSVKSACAAIAALHQTEIKGNLVWARQLGGEGSKAQKWKLIIRNLPFKAKPSEIKDVFSAVGFVWDVFVPKKLETGLPKGFAFVKFTCKRDAENAIQKFNGHMFSKRPIAVDWAVPKNLYNGAADTVTAPEDGEKNGSDEESDNSSVDLEEVDDAVESHQPSGDDIDDEEEEDSSNKPSESDALEKDAVTEANFEEEADVTRKVLKNFLASSKVNIASNDGETEESDKNKLEDSSAKPVVESPGVSETLKTKEVAPKETQEDDDFKRTVFISNIPFDVSKEEVTQRFAVFGQVESLFLVLHPVTKRPKGTAFLKFKTADASDASISAASTASGVGVLLKGRQLSVMRAVDKKSAQDIGLEKTKEKNLDHRNLYLAKEGQILEGTPSAEGVSAEDMDRRRRLHENKMKKLQSPNFHVSKTRIVIYNLPMSMNEKQLQKLLVDAVTSRATKQKPTVRQIKFLQNEKKGKVDTKNYSRGVAFVEFTEHDHALVALRVLNNNPETFGPQHRPVIEFAVDNVQKLKLHKANQQFQRNRQNESEAHAQDIRPGNDLKRRTRDGDNTGPVEENASGFKKKKPMRPREQRKEQATPEEKSLSVKEDAGNKKGQWKKRQQEM is encoded by the exons ATGACGAAAGAGAGGAAAGATGGAGAAGAAACATCTCAACACTCTGCTGCCACTGTATGCGTCTCTGGCTTGCCTTATTCCTTCACCAACGCTCAG CTTGAAGAAGCCTTCAGCGACGTTGGTCCCGTTAGGCTTTGCTTTATGGTCACAAACAAAG GATCTAATGAACACCGTGGCTTTGCTTTTGTCAAATT TGCTTTGCCAGAAGATGCTAACCGTGCCATTGAGTTGAAGAACGGTTCTACTGTTGGTGGCCGTAGGATTACTGTTAAACAGGCCACTCATCGCCCTTCTCTTAAAGATCGTCGTACCAAAGCAGCCcaag GGATCTCATTACCTGATAATACCCAGGCAGAGAGTGACAACAAGGACAGTTTGATCCCTGAGACAGACAAGCAAG TTCCTCCACccgagaaaaaaatagagaagaaGCCAATTGAGCGCAAAAAACCAACTAAGCTTCATGTTGATTTAGCTGATAAAGAAACATGTTCAGATAAGCAAAG AGTGGCAAGAATTGTAATCTTTGGTGGCCTTGTTAATGCTGACATGGCAGAGGCAGTCCATAGTCGTGTGAAAGAGATTGGTACTGTGTGCTCTGTCAGATATCCCCTCCCTAAAGAAGAGCTTCAGCAAAATG GTCTTACCCAAGACGGATGCAGGGCAGAAGCATCAGCTGTTTTATTTACGAGCGTCAAATCTGCCTGTGCTGCTATTGCAGCTCTACATCAAACAGAGATAAAGGGAAATCTCGTATGGGCGCGTCAGCTCGGTGGTGAG GGCTCAAAGGCTCAGAAGTGGAAACTTATTATCCGAAATCTTCCTTTTAAG GCTAAACCTAGTGAAATTAAAGATGTCTTTTCAGCAGTAGGGTTTGTGTGGGATGTTTTTGTTCCTAAAAAATTGGAAACTGG GTTACCCAAGGGTTTTGCATTTGTCAAATTCACGTGTAAGAGAGATGCAGAAAAT GCAATTCAAAAGTTCAACGGACACATGTTTAGTAAAAGACCTATAGCGGTGGACTGGGCTGTACCTAAGAATCTCTATAATGGTGCCGCTGATACCGTTACCGCTCCAGAAGATG GTGAAAAAAATGGGAGTGATGAGGAGAGTGATAACAGTAGTGTTGATTTAgaggaggttgatgatgctgTAGAAAGCCACCAACCTTCTGGAGATGATATTGacgatgaggaggaggaggacagCAGTAACAAACCAAGTGAATCAGATGCACTAGAGAAAGATGCTGTGACCGAGGCGAATTTTGAAGAGGAAGCAGATGTTACGAGAAAGGTGCTTAAGAACTTTCTTGCGTCTTCAAAAGTAAACATTGCTTCTAATGATGGAGAGACAGAGGAGTCGGATAAAAACAAACTCGAGGATTCGTCAGCTAAGCCTGTCGTTGAATCTCCTGGTGTCTCTGAAACTTTGAAAACCAAAGAGGTGGCTCCTAAAGAAACGCAGGAAGATGATGATTTTAAGAGAACTGTATTTATAAGCAACATCCCGTTTGATGTTAGTAAGGAAGAAGTCACACAAAGGTTTGCCGTATTTGGGCAAGTTGAATCTTTATTCCTAGTTCTCCACCCGGTCACAAA aCGACCAAAAGGGACGGCATTTCTCAAGTTCAAAACAGCAGATGCATCAGATGCATCCATTTCAGCAGCCAGTACAGCCTCAGGTGTTGGTGTCCTTCTTAAAGGCAGACAACTGAGCGTTATGAGAGCTGTGGATAAGAAGTCTGCACAGGACATTGGACTCGAAAAGACAAAGGAGAAGAATCTTGACCATCGCAATCTTTATCTTGCTAAG GAAGGTCAGATCCTTGAAGGTACACCTTCTGCTGAGGGTGTGTCTGCAGAAGATATGGACAGGCGACGAAG ATTGCatgaaaacaaaatgaaaaagctTCAGTCTCCGAACTTCCATGTATCTAAAACGAGGATAGTCATCTATAACTTGCCAATGTCCATGAATGAAAAGCAACTACAAAAGCTCTTAGTTGATGCTGTTACCTCACGAGCTACAAAGCAGAAGCCAACTGTCCGACAG ATCAAGTTCTTACAAAACGAGAAGAAGGGTAAAGTTGATACGAAGAACTACTCACGTGGAGTTGCGTTTGTAGAGTTCACAGAGCATGACCATGCTCTTGTTGCCCTCAGAGTACTTAACAACAATCCTG AGACATTTGGTCCTCAACACCGTCCCGTTATTGAATTTGCTGTTGATAACGTCCAGAAGCTGAAGCTGCATAAAGCTAACCAACAGTTTCAACGCAATAGACAGAATGAATCTGAGGCGCATGCACAAGATATTCGACCTGGGAATGATTTAAAACGAAGAACGAGGGATGGGGATAACACTGGTCCAGTGGAAGAGAATGCAAGCgggttcaagaagaagaagcctaTGCGTCCACGTGAACAGAGGAAAGAACAAGCAACACCGGAGGAGAAGAGTCTCTCAGTGAAAGAAGATGCAGGGAACAAGAAAGGCCAGTGGAAGAAGAGACAGCAAGAG ATGTGA